A single region of the Corallococcus caeni genome encodes:
- a CDS encoding GNAT family N-acetyltransferase, whose translation MHARQDWTQRYADRVRTAEEALLHVQPGRRILIGSGAAEPVTLVRALVDRGPFLADNEVVHLLTLGPAPYVEPAQAGRFRHVAFFIGPNVRQAVQEGRADFMPVFLSDIPELIRSRRIRIDVALIQVSPPDAHGYVSLGVSVDIVRAAVDAASLIIAEVNPEMPRTHGDSFLDVRRIHHLVPVALPLLEVHPEPPDEVSRSIGAHVARLIPDGATLQSGIGRIPDAVLAELGNHHDLGLHTEMLSDGVMDLVEAGVITGRRKTWLPGKLVTSFIMGSQRLYAWAHDHPAIEMRPSDDTNDPAVVARNARMVAINAALAVDITGQVAADTLGGCFYSGIGGQVDFIRGASRSPGGRAIIALPSTAKGGTVSRIQGALEPGTGVVTSRGDVHFVVTEFGVADLWGKSIRERALALIAIAHPDFRGELMAAAKGRRWVLPDQVVPRARYPWAEERLEHTLSHDALTIRPARVTDERALQELLYGLSGESCYRRFMGFRKAYPHEEIQRLVDVDYEHAMALVACPPGTDEVVGEVHYLLDPATRLGDVAFVVRDDWQGRGVGTLLMRRIREAAMARGVPGFQADVLVTNTAMLDVFHESGLPVRSRREDGVYHLELLFPEAPGAPGAGRAAAPAAPG comes from the coding sequence ATGCACGCGCGACAGGACTGGACCCAACGCTACGCGGACCGGGTGCGGACGGCCGAGGAGGCCCTCCTCCACGTCCAGCCGGGGAGGCGCATCCTCATCGGCTCGGGGGCGGCGGAGCCGGTGACGCTGGTGCGGGCCCTGGTGGACCGCGGCCCCTTCCTGGCGGACAACGAGGTGGTGCACCTGCTGACGCTGGGGCCCGCGCCCTACGTGGAGCCCGCGCAGGCCGGGCGCTTCCGCCACGTCGCCTTCTTCATCGGGCCCAACGTGCGTCAGGCCGTGCAGGAGGGGCGCGCGGACTTCATGCCGGTGTTCCTGTCGGACATCCCGGAGCTCATCCGGAGCCGGCGGATCCGCATCGACGTGGCGCTCATCCAGGTCAGCCCGCCGGACGCCCACGGCTACGTCAGCCTGGGCGTCTCCGTGGACATCGTGCGCGCCGCGGTGGACGCGGCCTCGCTCATCATCGCGGAGGTCAACCCGGAGATGCCGCGCACGCACGGGGACTCCTTCCTGGACGTGCGCCGCATCCACCACCTGGTGCCGGTGGCGCTCCCGCTGCTGGAGGTCCATCCCGAGCCTCCCGATGAGGTGTCCCGGAGCATCGGCGCGCACGTCGCCCGGCTCATCCCGGACGGCGCCACGCTGCAGTCCGGCATCGGGAGGATTCCGGACGCGGTCCTGGCGGAGCTGGGGAACCACCACGACCTGGGCCTCCACACGGAGATGCTCTCCGACGGCGTCATGGACCTGGTGGAGGCGGGCGTCATCACCGGCAGGCGAAAGACGTGGCTGCCGGGCAAGCTCGTCACCTCGTTCATCATGGGCAGCCAGCGGCTCTACGCCTGGGCGCACGACCACCCGGCCATCGAGATGCGCCCGAGCGACGACACCAACGACCCCGCGGTGGTAGCGCGCAACGCGCGGATGGTCGCCATCAACGCCGCGCTGGCGGTGGACATCACCGGCCAGGTGGCGGCGGACACGCTGGGCGGTTGCTTCTACTCCGGCATCGGCGGGCAGGTGGACTTCATCCGGGGCGCCAGCCGCAGCCCGGGCGGCCGCGCCATCATCGCGCTGCCCTCCACGGCGAAGGGCGGGACGGTGAGCCGCATCCAGGGCGCGCTGGAGCCCGGCACCGGCGTCGTGACGAGCCGGGGCGACGTCCACTTCGTGGTGACGGAGTTCGGCGTCGCGGACCTCTGGGGCAAGAGCATCCGCGAGCGCGCGCTCGCGCTCATCGCCATCGCCCACCCGGACTTCCGGGGGGAGCTGATGGCCGCGGCCAAGGGACGCCGCTGGGTGCTGCCCGACCAGGTGGTGCCCCGCGCGCGCTACCCCTGGGCGGAGGAGCGGCTGGAGCACACGCTGTCCCACGACGCGCTGACCATCCGGCCCGCCCGCGTCACCGACGAGCGCGCCCTCCAGGAACTGCTGTACGGCCTGTCCGGCGAGAGCTGCTACCGGCGCTTCATGGGGTTCAGGAAGGCGTACCCGCACGAGGAGATCCAACGGCTGGTGGACGTGGACTACGAGCACGCCATGGCCCTGGTCGCGTGCCCGCCGGGCACGGACGAGGTGGTGGGCGAGGTGCACTACCTCTTGGACCCCGCCACGCGCCTGGGAGACGTCGCCTTCGTGGTCCGGGACGACTGGCAGGGACGGGGCGTGGGCACGCTGCTGATGCGGCGCATCCGCGAGGCCGCCATGGCCCGGGGCGTCCCCGGCTTCCAGGCGGACGTGCTGGTGACGAACACCGCCATGCTGGACGTCTTCCACGAAAGCGGCCTGCCCGTGCGCTCCCGTCGCGAGGACGGCGTGTATCACCTGGAGCTGCTCTTCCCCGAGGCCCCCGGCGCTCCCGGAGCCGGGCGTGCCGCGGCGCCCGCCGCCCCGGGGTGA
- a CDS encoding universal stress protein, translating into MAIIVGTDFSEHAQEAVRVAAALARKTGMPLSLVHVAEPGMLRRDWSSERGGAITDLEQRLEKEAAALRGEGLNVEPRVLLGMPDEVLVAHAEHLRARLIITAALGWRSEKRWRLGSVPARVAQAAHCPFLMVRLAAPFLEWCQGQRPLRVTVGDDFSHSAEVALRWLPELRRAGPVELTVAHVYNPATEYGRLGLYRASQGPPGIESILERDLRERLERLGEPRAEFRLALGYGNVVEPLGTLAQEAKADLLLLGTHQRRGMRRMRHGSVSLPSLQVAPVAAVACVPVEGPRQAAVPMEVPSIRRVLVSTDFSPLANLAIPHALSLLPRGGELILAHVIESPLPVVYADFWPAVALGDAGDEAEVRRELEALIPRDAERRGITVRVELLSGVHAAQSLCQAAERFGADIVCLGSHGRTGVSRAVLGSVAQEVVARSRRPVLVVKHPALP; encoded by the coding sequence ATGGCCATCATCGTCGGAACCGATTTCTCGGAGCATGCCCAGGAGGCGGTCCGCGTCGCGGCCGCCCTCGCGAGGAAGACGGGCATGCCGCTGTCGCTCGTGCACGTCGCGGAGCCCGGGATGCTCCGGCGGGACTGGTCGTCCGAGCGCGGCGGCGCCATCACCGACCTGGAGCAGCGGCTGGAAAAAGAGGCCGCCGCGTTGCGCGGCGAGGGCCTCAACGTCGAGCCGCGGGTGCTGCTGGGCATGCCGGACGAGGTGCTCGTCGCGCACGCGGAGCACCTGCGCGCGCGGCTGATCATCACGGCGGCCCTGGGCTGGCGGTCGGAGAAGCGCTGGCGGTTGGGCAGCGTCCCGGCGCGCGTGGCGCAGGCCGCGCACTGCCCGTTCCTCATGGTCCGTCTGGCCGCGCCCTTCCTGGAGTGGTGCCAGGGCCAGCGCCCCCTGCGGGTCACCGTGGGGGACGACTTCTCCCACAGCGCGGAGGTCGCGTTGCGCTGGCTCCCGGAGCTGCGCCGGGCGGGGCCCGTGGAGCTGACGGTCGCCCACGTCTACAACCCCGCCACGGAGTACGGGCGGCTCGGGCTGTACCGCGCGAGCCAGGGGCCGCCGGGCATCGAGTCCATCCTGGAGCGGGACCTGCGCGAGCGCCTGGAGCGCCTCGGGGAGCCCCGGGCGGAGTTCCGGCTGGCCCTGGGGTACGGGAACGTCGTGGAGCCGCTGGGCACGCTCGCGCAGGAGGCGAAGGCGGACCTGCTCTTGCTGGGCACCCACCAGCGCCGGGGGATGCGGCGCATGCGGCACGGCTCCGTCTCGCTGCCCTCGCTCCAGGTCGCGCCGGTGGCGGCGGTCGCGTGCGTGCCGGTGGAGGGCCCGCGGCAGGCCGCGGTGCCCATGGAGGTCCCGTCCATCCGGCGCGTCCTCGTGTCGACGGACTTCTCGCCGCTGGCGAACCTGGCCATCCCCCACGCCCTGTCGCTGCTGCCCCGGGGCGGGGAGCTCATCCTGGCGCACGTCATCGAGTCCCCCCTGCCCGTCGTCTACGCGGACTTCTGGCCCGCGGTGGCGCTGGGCGACGCGGGGGACGAGGCCGAGGTGCGGCGCGAGCTCGAGGCCCTCATTCCGCGCGACGCGGAGCGCCGGGGCATCACCGTCCGGGTGGAGCTGCTGTCGGGGGTCCACGCCGCGCAGTCGCTCTGCCAGGCGGCGGAGCGGTTCGGCGCGGACATCGTCTGCCTGGGCTCGCACGGCCGGACGGGCGTGTCCCGCGCGGTGCTCGGGTCCGTGGCCCAGGAGGTGGTGGCCCGCAGCCGCCGGCCAGTGCTGGTGGTCAAACACCCCGCGCTGCCATGA
- a CDS encoding glycosyltransferase, translating to MLKPFEVHVQARSLECFQPELTGAEWAALQASAAQARDRLAGHTFWNVNSTARGGGVAELLPRMLAYARGAGVDTRWMVVEGTPAFFRITKRLHHALHGSRGDDSPLGPAERACYDEVLRDNAEELLVLVRPGDVVLLHDPQTAGLAPTLAAAGARVVWRCHIGCDTLEEEVVRAWAFLAPGLAAVRLAVFSRAAYVPPLLADRSVVIPPSIDIFAVKNQPMAPQVASAILGHTGLVALAPDAPDPVFIRTDGVPARVSRGADIIRLGSAPAPGAPLVVQVSRWDPLKDPVGVLRGFALLLRESPGLRADLVLAGPSVTSVADDPEAAATIENVTAVWREQPRFLRQRVHLASLPMVDLEENAAIVNALQRHATVVVQKSLREGFGLTVTEAMWKARPVVASAVGGLQDQVRNEVDGLLVRDPEDLPAFAACVRRLLEEPVLAARLGAQAHEHVRVRFTAVRHLSDLVALLEELDARSERSD from the coding sequence ATGCTGAAGCCCTTCGAGGTCCACGTGCAGGCCCGCTCGCTGGAGTGCTTCCAGCCGGAGCTCACGGGGGCGGAGTGGGCGGCGCTCCAGGCCAGCGCGGCGCAGGCCCGGGACCGGCTGGCGGGCCACACCTTCTGGAACGTGAACTCCACGGCCCGGGGCGGCGGCGTGGCGGAGCTGCTGCCCCGGATGCTCGCCTACGCGCGCGGGGCGGGCGTGGACACGCGCTGGATGGTGGTGGAGGGCACGCCCGCCTTCTTCCGCATCACCAAGCGGCTGCACCACGCGCTGCATGGCTCGCGCGGAGACGACTCGCCCCTGGGGCCCGCGGAGCGCGCCTGCTACGACGAGGTGCTCCGCGACAACGCGGAGGAGCTGCTCGTGCTGGTGCGGCCGGGGGACGTGGTGCTGCTGCACGACCCGCAGACCGCGGGGCTGGCCCCGACGCTGGCCGCGGCGGGCGCGCGCGTGGTCTGGCGCTGCCACATCGGGTGCGACACGCTTGAGGAGGAGGTGGTGCGGGCGTGGGCGTTCCTCGCGCCGGGGCTCGCCGCCGTGCGGCTCGCGGTCTTCTCCCGGGCCGCCTACGTGCCGCCGCTGCTCGCGGACCGCTCCGTCGTCATCCCGCCCTCCATCGACATCTTCGCGGTGAAGAACCAGCCCATGGCGCCGCAGGTCGCCAGCGCCATCCTGGGCCACACCGGGCTGGTGGCCCTGGCGCCGGACGCCCCCGACCCCGTCTTCATCCGGACGGACGGCGTCCCCGCCCGCGTGTCACGGGGGGCGGACATCATCCGGCTGGGCTCGGCGCCCGCCCCCGGGGCCCCGCTGGTGGTGCAGGTCTCCCGCTGGGACCCGTTGAAGGACCCGGTGGGGGTGCTGCGGGGCTTCGCCCTGCTCTTGCGCGAGTCGCCCGGCCTGCGCGCGGACCTGGTGCTGGCCGGGCCGTCCGTGACGTCCGTCGCGGATGATCCGGAGGCGGCGGCGACCATCGAGAACGTCACCGCCGTGTGGCGCGAGCAGCCGCGCTTCCTGCGCCAGCGCGTGCACCTGGCCAGCCTGCCCATGGTGGACCTGGAGGAGAACGCCGCCATCGTCAACGCGCTCCAGCGCCACGCGACGGTGGTGGTGCAGAAGAGCCTGCGGGAGGGCTTCGGGCTCACCGTCACGGAGGCCATGTGGAAGGCCCGCCCCGTGGTGGCCAGCGCGGTGGGCGGCCTCCAGGACCAGGTGCGCAACGAGGTGGACGGCCTGCTCGTGCGCGACCCCGAGGACCTGCCGGCGTTCGCCGCCTGCGTGCGGAGGCTCCTGGAGGAGCCCGTCCTGGCGGCCCGCCTGGGGGCCCAGGCCCATGAGCACGTGCGCGTCCGCTTCACCGCCGTCCGCCACCTCTCGGACCTGGTGGCCCTGCTCGAAGAGCTGGACGCGCGCTCGGAGCGGAGTGACTGA
- a CDS encoding cation-translocating P-type ATPase, with amino-acid sequence MQEPSHPRKQAGLRPNGAPSVPWHALPPEAVLERLSSGPQGLSEEAARERLARHGPNVLERSRPDSAWKLLWRQIDSPLIWVLIASAGLAILLGKVTDGLVVAAVVVLNTVIGFVQEYRAGRAIEALNHMVPETAHVLRDGHPVARPAAELVPGDVVQLASGDRVPADLRLLRSRNFQVEEAALTGESVPSSKHVAAVAGDAELGDRASLAFGGTLVTSGTSTAVVVATGGATELGRISHLMEQATDLSTPLTRELARLGRGISAGIVVLSAVLLGVGVFRGYAFSDAVLVAITLAVAAIPEGLPAIVTIALAIGVQRMAARRAVIRKLPAVETLGSTTVICTDKTGTLTRNEMTVQALWTWRGHYALTGVGHTPQGQLLRNGRPVEELPGDVHALLLAGVLCNEADLQPREGRWGMTGDPTEGALLFAAKKAALGVTELRERHPRLDAIPFESEHQFMATLHADGPEAPGELFLKGAPEVVLRRCGPGTDRDAVLAEVERMARQGLRVLAFARKGMTRAEALRPHDVEDGFTLLGLQGMIDPPREEAVASVKGCHAAGIRVKMMTGDHLGTAEAIGLQLGIHSPAHPGLTGARLASMGDAELAQAVKDTDVFARLAPEHKLRLVRALQAQGHVVAMTGDGVNDAPSLKQADIGVAMGITGTAVSREAADLVLTDDNFATIVAAVEEGRRVYDNLVKSLAFVLPTNLGLALILMLGVAFFPLQEAGGVREPLLAMRPTQLLWINLVATVTLALPLAFEAKERHVMRRPPRAPDAPVLSHFVVMRTGLVALLMAAGAIGLFLWEFARQGGTHTAPSDLVLAEARTMAVNTVVSFQIFYLWLCRTLTGSTREVGFTSNRTVFLGVAALVLLQAAFMYVPFFQRLFGSAPLAPGDIARSVLVGACVLPVVGLEKWLRSRRQEAGRSVGAT; translated from the coding sequence ATGCAGGAGCCGTCACACCCCCGGAAGCAGGCGGGCCTTCGTCCCAACGGCGCGCCTTCCGTCCCCTGGCATGCACTGCCCCCGGAGGCCGTGCTGGAGCGGCTCTCCAGCGGCCCTCAAGGGCTGAGCGAGGAAGCGGCCCGGGAGCGGCTCGCGCGCCACGGGCCCAACGTGCTGGAGCGCTCGCGGCCGGACAGCGCGTGGAAGCTCTTGTGGCGGCAGATCGACAGCCCGCTCATCTGGGTGCTCATCGCCTCCGCGGGGCTGGCCATCCTGCTGGGCAAGGTGACGGACGGGCTGGTGGTCGCCGCCGTCGTGGTGCTCAACACCGTCATCGGCTTCGTGCAGGAGTACCGCGCCGGCCGCGCCATCGAGGCGCTCAACCACATGGTGCCGGAGACGGCCCACGTGCTTCGCGACGGGCACCCGGTGGCGCGGCCCGCCGCGGAGCTCGTCCCCGGGGACGTCGTGCAGCTTGCGTCCGGCGACCGCGTGCCCGCGGACCTGCGCCTCCTGCGCTCGCGCAACTTCCAGGTGGAGGAGGCCGCGCTCACGGGTGAGTCCGTGCCGTCCAGCAAGCACGTCGCGGCCGTCGCCGGGGACGCGGAGCTGGGAGACCGGGCGAGCCTCGCCTTCGGCGGCACGCTGGTGACGTCCGGCACCTCCACCGCCGTGGTGGTGGCCACCGGCGGCGCCACGGAGCTGGGCCGCATCTCCCACCTCATGGAGCAGGCCACGGACCTGAGCACGCCGCTCACGCGCGAGCTGGCCCGGCTGGGCCGCGGCATCTCCGCCGGCATCGTGGTGCTGTCCGCCGTGCTCCTGGGGGTGGGGGTGTTCCGGGGCTATGCCTTCAGCGACGCCGTGCTGGTGGCCATCACCCTGGCGGTGGCCGCCATCCCGGAGGGCCTGCCCGCCATCGTCACCATCGCCCTGGCCATCGGCGTGCAGCGCATGGCGGCCCGCCGCGCCGTCATCCGCAAGCTGCCCGCCGTGGAGACGCTGGGCAGCACCACCGTCATCTGCACCGACAAGACCGGCACCCTCACCCGCAACGAGATGACCGTGCAGGCGCTGTGGACCTGGCGCGGGCACTACGCGCTCACCGGCGTGGGCCACACGCCCCAGGGACAGCTGCTGCGCAACGGGCGCCCCGTGGAGGAGCTGCCCGGGGACGTGCACGCGCTGCTGCTGGCGGGTGTGCTCTGCAACGAGGCCGACCTCCAGCCCCGCGAGGGCCGCTGGGGCATGACAGGCGACCCCACGGAGGGCGCGCTGCTCTTCGCCGCGAAGAAGGCGGCCCTGGGCGTGACGGAGCTGCGCGAGCGCCATCCCCGCCTGGACGCCATCCCCTTCGAGTCCGAGCACCAGTTCATGGCCACGCTCCACGCGGACGGCCCGGAGGCGCCCGGCGAGCTGTTCCTCAAGGGCGCGCCGGAGGTGGTGCTGCGCCGCTGCGGGCCCGGGACGGACCGGGACGCCGTGTTGGCGGAGGTGGAGCGCATGGCGCGGCAGGGGCTGCGCGTGCTCGCCTTCGCGCGCAAGGGCATGACCCGGGCGGAGGCGCTGCGGCCCCACGACGTGGAGGACGGCTTCACGCTGCTGGGCCTGCAGGGGATGATCGACCCGCCCCGCGAGGAGGCCGTGGCCTCCGTGAAGGGCTGCCACGCCGCCGGCATCCGCGTGAAGATGATGACCGGCGACCACCTGGGCACGGCGGAGGCCATTGGCCTTCAGCTGGGCATCCACTCCCCCGCGCACCCGGGCCTCACCGGCGCGCGCCTGGCCAGCATGGGCGACGCGGAGCTGGCCCAGGCGGTGAAGGACACGGACGTGTTCGCGCGCCTGGCCCCGGAGCACAAGCTGCGGCTGGTGCGCGCGCTCCAGGCGCAGGGGCACGTGGTGGCCATGACGGGCGACGGCGTCAACGACGCGCCCTCGCTCAAGCAGGCGGACATCGGCGTGGCCATGGGCATCACCGGCACGGCGGTGTCCCGCGAGGCCGCGGACCTGGTGCTGACGGACGACAACTTCGCCACCATCGTCGCCGCCGTGGAGGAGGGCCGCCGCGTCTACGACAACCTCGTCAAGTCGCTCGCCTTCGTGCTGCCCACCAACCTGGGGCTCGCCCTCATCCTCATGCTGGGCGTGGCCTTCTTCCCCCTCCAGGAGGCCGGCGGCGTGCGCGAACCGCTGCTGGCCATGCGCCCCACGCAGCTCTTGTGGATCAACCTGGTGGCCACCGTCACGCTGGCGCTGCCCCTGGCCTTCGAGGCGAAGGAGCGCCACGTCATGCGCCGCCCGCCCCGCGCGCCGGACGCGCCCGTGCTCAGCCACTTCGTGGTGATGCGCACCGGGCTGGTCGCGCTGCTGATGGCGGCGGGCGCCATTGGCCTGTTCCTCTGGGAGTTCGCACGCCAGGGGGGCACCCACACGGCCCCGTCCGACCTGGTCCTGGCCGAGGCGCGCACCATGGCCGTCAACACCGTGGTCAGCTTTCAAATCTTCTACCTGTGGCTGTGCCGCACGCTGACCGGCTCCACGCGCGAGGTGGGCTTCACCAGCAACCGCACCGTCTTCCTGGGCGTCGCGGCGCTGGTGCTGCTCCAGGCCGCCTTCATGTACGTGCCCTTCTTCCAGCGCCTCTTCGGCTCCGCGCCGCTGGCGCCGGGGGACATCGCGCGGTCCGTGCTGGTGGGCGCCTGCGTGCTGCCCGTCGTGGGGCTGGAGAAGTGGCTGCGCTCACGGCGCCAGGAAGCGGGACGGAGCGTGGGCGCCACCTGA
- the ahcY gene encoding adenosylhomocysteinase — MTAVTKQQNHDYAIADLKLASWGRKEIRIAESEMPALMAIREEYAKQQPLKGARVTGSLHMTIQTAVLVETLQALGAQVRWASCNIFSTQDHAAAALVEAGTPVFAHKGESLKEYWDFTHRIFEFGPAGSDHEGPNMILDDGGDATLLMHLGKRAEKDLSVIANPQSEEETELYASIKAKLAEDATWYSRKSAKIMGVTEETTTGVHRLQEMSNKGTLLFRAINVNDSVTKSKFDNLYGCRESLVDGIKRATDVMVAGKIAVVAGYGDVGKGSAQALRALSAQVWVTEIDPICALQAAMEGYRVVTMDYAADKADIFVTATGNKSVITHEHMVKMKDQAIVCNIGHFDNEIEVASLEKYKWEEIKPQVDHVIFPDNKRIILLAKGRLVNLGCGTGHPSYVMSSSFANQTIAQIELYSHSDKYQVGKVYVLPKHLDEKVARLQLKKLNAQLTELTPEQAQYIGVQKSGPYKQDTYRY, encoded by the coding sequence ATGACCGCGGTTACCAAGCAGCAGAATCACGACTACGCCATCGCCGACCTCAAGCTCGCCAGCTGGGGCCGCAAGGAGATCCGCATCGCCGAGAGCGAGATGCCCGCGCTCATGGCGATCCGCGAGGAGTACGCGAAGCAGCAGCCGCTCAAGGGCGCGCGCGTCACGGGCTCCCTGCACATGACCATCCAGACGGCCGTGCTGGTGGAGACGCTCCAGGCGCTGGGCGCGCAGGTGCGCTGGGCGTCTTGCAACATCTTCTCCACCCAGGACCACGCCGCCGCCGCGCTGGTGGAGGCCGGCACCCCGGTGTTCGCGCACAAGGGCGAGTCCCTCAAGGAGTACTGGGACTTCACCCACCGCATCTTCGAGTTCGGCCCCGCCGGCAGCGACCACGAGGGTCCGAACATGATCCTCGACGACGGCGGTGACGCCACGCTGCTCATGCACCTGGGCAAGCGCGCGGAGAAGGACCTGTCCGTCATCGCCAACCCCCAGAGCGAGGAGGAGACGGAGCTGTACGCCTCCATCAAGGCCAAGCTCGCCGAGGACGCGACCTGGTACTCGCGCAAGAGCGCGAAGATCATGGGCGTCACCGAGGAGACGACCACGGGCGTGCACCGCCTCCAGGAGATGTCCAACAAGGGCACGCTCCTGTTCCGCGCCATCAACGTCAACGACAGCGTGACGAAGAGCAAGTTCGACAACCTCTACGGCTGCCGCGAGTCCCTGGTGGACGGCATCAAGCGCGCCACGGACGTGATGGTGGCCGGGAAGATCGCCGTCGTCGCGGGCTACGGTGACGTGGGCAAGGGCTCCGCGCAGGCCCTGCGCGCGCTGTCCGCCCAGGTGTGGGTGACGGAAATCGACCCCATCTGCGCGCTCCAGGCCGCGATGGAGGGCTACCGCGTCGTGACCATGGACTACGCCGCGGACAAGGCGGACATCTTCGTCACCGCCACGGGCAACAAGTCCGTCATCACCCATGAGCACATGGTCAAGATGAAGGACCAGGCCATCGTCTGCAACATCGGCCACTTCGACAACGAGATCGAGGTCGCCTCCCTGGAGAAGTACAAGTGGGAGGAGATCAAGCCCCAGGTCGACCACGTCATCTTCCCGGACAACAAGCGCATCATCCTGCTGGCCAAGGGCCGCCTGGTGAACCTGGGCTGCGGCACCGGCCACCCCAGCTACGTGATGTCCAGCTCCTTCGCGAACCAGACCATCGCGCAGATCGAGCTGTACTCGCACAGCGACAAGTACCAGGTGGGCAAGGTGTACGTGCTGCCCAAGCACCTGGATGAGAAGGTCGCCCGCCTCCAGCTCAAGAAGCTCAACGCCCAGCTCACGGAGCTCACCCCGGAGCAGGCGCAGTACATCGGCGTGCAGAAGAGCGGCCCGTACAAGCAGGACACCTACCGCTACTAA
- the sthA gene encoding Si-specific NAD(P)(+) transhydrogenase yields MSARRFDVVVLGSGPGGEGASMKAAKSGRKVCAVEQGALVGGACTHTATIPSKALRHTIQRLMDVQQDHPEMRADLARHTTLKDMMRVATNVVSKQVQLRTTFYERNRVELVVGRAKFRDAHTVEVIEPRGSVELLHADAFVIATGSRPYHPSGVDFRHPRIFDSDTILKLRESPLSMIIYGAGVIGCEYASMFRMLGVKVDLVNTRDRLLSFLDDEISDALSYHLREQGVLIRHQEEMVSVEPHDDSVVLHLKSGKRLKADVFLWANGRSGNSQDLGLEALGIAVDSRGCIQVNDGYQTSVPHIYAVGDVVGAPSLASASYDQGRFAATHIVEGRAEHKLVKDIPTGIYTSPEISSLGRTERELTAAGVPYEVGHAFFKSLARAQITGRTVGMLKLLFHRETREILGIHCFGDNASEIIHIGQAIMAQDWPGNGIDYFINTTFNYPTMAEAYRVAALNGLNRLF; encoded by the coding sequence ATGAGCGCTCGGCGGTTCGACGTGGTGGTCCTCGGCTCCGGCCCGGGGGGTGAAGGGGCTTCGATGAAGGCGGCGAAGTCCGGCCGCAAGGTGTGCGCCGTGGAGCAGGGGGCCCTGGTGGGCGGCGCCTGCACGCACACCGCCACCATCCCCTCCAAGGCCCTGCGCCACACCATCCAGCGGCTGATGGACGTGCAGCAGGACCACCCGGAGATGCGCGCGGACCTGGCCCGCCACACCACCCTCAAGGACATGATGCGGGTGGCGACCAACGTCGTGTCCAAGCAGGTGCAGCTGCGCACCACCTTCTACGAGCGCAACCGGGTGGAGCTGGTGGTGGGCCGCGCGAAGTTCCGGGACGCGCACACCGTGGAGGTCATCGAGCCGCGTGGCTCCGTGGAGCTGCTCCACGCGGACGCGTTCGTCATCGCCACGGGCTCCCGCCCCTACCACCCCTCCGGCGTGGACTTCCGCCACCCGCGCATCTTCGACTCGGACACCATCCTCAAGCTGCGCGAGTCCCCGCTGTCGATGATCATCTACGGCGCGGGCGTCATCGGCTGCGAGTACGCCTCCATGTTCCGGATGCTCGGCGTGAAGGTGGACCTGGTGAACACGCGCGACCGGCTCTTGTCCTTCCTGGACGATGAAATCTCCGACGCCCTCTCCTACCACCTGCGGGAGCAGGGCGTGCTCATCCGCCACCAGGAGGAGATGGTGTCCGTGGAGCCGCACGACGACAGCGTGGTGCTGCACCTGAAGAGCGGCAAGCGGCTGAAGGCGGACGTCTTCCTCTGGGCCAACGGCCGGTCCGGCAACAGCCAGGACCTGGGGCTGGAGGCGCTGGGCATCGCGGTGGACTCGCGCGGGTGCATCCAGGTCAACGACGGCTACCAGACGTCCGTGCCCCACATCTACGCGGTGGGCGACGTGGTGGGCGCCCCGTCCCTGGCGAGCGCCTCCTATGACCAGGGCCGCTTCGCCGCCACGCACATCGTGGAGGGGCGGGCGGAGCACAAGCTGGTGAAGGACATCCCCACCGGCATCTACACCAGCCCTGAAATCAGCAGCCTGGGCCGCACCGAGCGCGAGCTCACCGCGGCGGGCGTCCCCTACGAAGTGGGCCACGCCTTCTTCAAGAGCCTGGCGAGAGCCCAGATTACCGGCCGCACCGTGGGCATGCTGAAGCTGCTGTTCCACCGGGAGACGCGAGAGATCCTCGGCATCCACTGCTTCGGGGACAACGCCTCCGAAATCATCCACATCGGCCAAGCCATCATGGCGCAGGACTGGCCGGGCAACGGCATCGACTACTTCATCAACACGACGTTCAACTACCCCACCATGGCGGAGGCGTACCGCGTGGCGGCGCTCAACGGCCTCAACCGGCTGTTCTGA